Genomic window (Pseudobacteroides sp.):
TACATCTGTTTCAAAAGGTATTTTAATAGAAATAGAAAGAAGTATCAAAACTCTTGATAGGAAAAGGAGCACTGCAGATGAGCATATTAAAGATGGATTATACCGAGAAGGATGGAATGAAAATTCCCAACATTCAAATATCCAACGACAGCAATTACGACCAGCCACTGGGCAAATACAGCAGAATGGCAATGGAATACCTACTGGAAGGAAACCTACAGCGATATATGATTTTGAAAATGGATGGCACACTAATGGAGATAATGCACAAAGTTCAGGAGGAAGCAGTAGAGAAAATAGAGAATATATTGCAACAGATGCTGATGAAGAATCAGATGCCAAAGACAGAGGATATAATGGAGAAGACAAGACATATGAACAGCCTAAGGGCAGCAGCGGAGGAAATAGTCTTGAACGAACTGGTATACAAAGTAAGGTAAATCAACATAATAACGAAAATCCTAATCCATACCATGATGAGTCACCTGATAGTGGCTCATTTTTAATGCAAGAAAATATTAATGGGGTGTCGCTAAGTAAAATAAACTTCCAGTATTCAGAAAGCTATAATCTCTATCCAAACGGAGCGAAAACCAAATATAAAAATAATATTGAAGCTATTAAGTTGTTGAAAAGGATTGAGAGTGAAAATCGCCTTGCAAATCATGATGAGCAGATAGTGTTAGCACGTTATGTAGGCTGGGGCGGTCTCGCCAACGCTTTTTCTGATACAGCATCAGGCTGGGAGAATGAATATCAGGAACTGAAACATTTACTTGATGAAAAAGAATATGAGGATGCAAGAAATTCAACAATAACGGCATATTATACTGAACCTGACTTAATAAAGCATATGTATAGTGCAATTAGGCAGTTTGGGTTTACTGGTGGAAAAATAGAAAGATACTTGATCCTGCTATGGGAACAGGAAATTTCTTTTCGGTCCTTACAGATGATCTTGAAGATACAGCTATATACGGTGTTGAAATTGACAGTATCACCGGGAGAATTGCAAAACAGCTATATCAGAAGGCTAAAATTAGTGTACAGGGCTATGAAACTACAAATTATGATGACAACTCTTTTGATATCATACTTGGAAATATCCCTTTTAACAATATTAAGCTTTATGACAAAAGATACGCTGATGAGAATTTTTTGATTCATGATTATTTTATTGCAAAGTCCTTGGATTTACTAAAGCCTGGCGGAATCATCGGATTCATTACAAGTAAAGGTACCATGGATAAGAAAGATACAAAAGTCCGTGAATATATAGCAGAAAGAGCGGATTTAATAGGAGCTATCAGGCTTCCTAATGATGCTTTCAAGGCTCTTGCGGGAACTGAGGTTACAGATGATATTCTATTTTTCCAAAAGTATAGCAGCCCAAGGAGTCTCGACAAGTTTTCTCTGCCTGATTGGATTTTCACGGATACCAGAAAGTCTGATTATATTCATATGAATCAGTATTTTATTGATAATCCGGATATGATACTGGGAAAAATGCAGCATAGCAGAAATATGTATGGAAATGAAGATGGAACAGCTTGTATTGCAACAGATGGACAGGACTTATATGAAGAACTAAATAAAGCTATTAGTAAACTTAATGCGACATTCTGTGCTGAAGCAGTTGTACCAGTAGAAGAGGTAGAGGAACCTGAAAATGAATCGATAGAGGTTCATGCACCTGCTGGAACAAAGAATTATACTTATGTTGTTATGGAAGATAAGATTTATTACTGTGAACACAATAAGTTAATTCCACAAGATTACACCGGTAAAAGGGCACATAGGATTAAAGGACTTTGTGAAATAAGGGAAGCCTTATTAGAGGTTATTGATGTACAAACAAGGGAATATGTGCCTAGCAAGCTCAAAGATGCACAAAACATATTAAATGATGTTTATGATAGTTTTGTTAGTGAGTGTGGATTTATAAATGACAAAGCAAACATAACTGTGTTTTCAGATGATGACCAATTTCCGTTGCTTCGTTCAATTGAAGACCAAGGCTATGATAAAAAAACATGGACAAAGGCACCAATATTTTATAAGGCGACAATTAAATCATATCGTTTACCCCAACATGCAGAAACAGCAAAGGAAGCCCTTGAGATAAGCCTAAATGTAAAAATGAAAATAGATTTATCGTATATGGAAGCATTAACAAATAAAAGTGCAGACACATTAATAGAAGAACTTGGAGACCGGATTTTTTTAAACCCTCAGAAGTATTATGGAAACTATTATGAAGGATGGGAGCTTAATGAGGAATACTTAAGTGGACAGGTAAAGGATAAGCTTTTGTATGCCAAAATGAAAGCAGAGGAATATCCTGAATTATTCTCAAGAAATGTAAAAGCCTTAGAATCAGTGCAGCCTCAGAAACTATTACCTGGAGAAATCGACTTTAGAATTGGATCATCTTGGATACCGAGAGAGTATTATCGTCAGTTTATGCATGAAACCTTTGGAACTCCCTACTATTTAAAAGATGCTATAGATATCGAGTATATGGAATTTACAACACAATGGCGTGTGCTAAATAAGACAAGAGATTCAAGCTCAGTTAAAGTTAACAATACCTATGGGACAAAAAGAGTAAATGCATATCAGATTTTTGAGGACTGTCTAAATCTCCAAAGCACTACAGTAAGAGACCCAGTTCCATATATAGATGCAAATGGTAAGGACCAAATCAAATATGTCATTAATGCAAATGAGACCATGATAGCAAGAGCCAAACAAAATCAGATAAAGGAATCTTTTGCAGGATGGTTATTTAATGAAAAAGACAGGGCAGAGATACTTCTAAAAATCTATAATGACAAATTCAATACCATAAGACCAAGGGTTTATGATGGTTCACACTTGGTTTTTCCCGGAATGAGTGATGAGATAAAGCTTCGCCCTCACCAAATGAACTTTGCAGCCAGGGTAATATATTCCGGTACAGGATTAGCAGGACATGTAGTTGGTGCAGGTAAAACAGCAGTGCTTATCGCTTCAGGAATGTATCTAAAAAGTATTGGTGCAATCAAGAAACCAATGTATGTAGTCCCAAACCATTTGACAGAGCAATGGGCAAAAGAATTTTATCGGTTCTTTCCACAGTCTAAAATACTGGTGACAACTAAGAAAGACTTTGAAAAAGCCAATCGAAATAAATTTGTATCTCGTATTGCAATGGGTGAGTATGATGCAATTATTATCGGCCACAGCCAATTTGAAAGAATACCTATATCAAAAGAACGTCAGGAATGGCAGCTTAATGATGAGATTAATCAAATCTCTCATGTTATAAAAAAGATTCGTGATGAAAAGGGAGATAATTGGTCAATAAAACAAATGGCCATCTTTCAGAATAACCTTAAAAACAGGCTGACAAAGCTTTTGGCAGAGGGGAAGAAAGATGACCTTTTAACATTTGAACAGTTAGGTGTGGATTACATTTTTGTCGATGAAGCTCATGTTTATAAGAATTGTTTCACTTATACAAAAATGAAGAATGTAGCAGGGATTGGAAAATCATCAAGCCAGAGGGCTTCGGATATGCTTTTGAAGTGTCAATATCTCCAAGAAATTAATAATGGAAAAGGAGTTGTATTCGCTACCGGAACTCCTATTTCAAACAGTATGAGTGAGATGTATGTGATGCAAAAATTCCTACAGCCGCAGATGCTTCAAAGAATGGGGCTAAACTATTTTGACAGTTGGGCAGCTACTTTTGGAGAAGTGGTATCCTCCTTGGAAATTACTCCTGAAGGCTCCGGATATCGAATGAAAAATCGTTTTGCTAAATTTCATAATCTGCCTGAACTTATGAATATGTTTGGACTTGTGGCAGGTATACAGACGGCAGATATGCTAAGGCTTCCAACACCTGATATTGATGGTGGTAAAGCAACGATTATTGCAATAGAAGCAACACCATTTCAGAAAATGCTTATGGAAACCTTTGTTGAGCGGGCTGAGAAAATCCGTACCGGTCAAGTAGATGCATGTGAAGATAATATGCTGAAACTCACAAATGAAGCCAAGCTCATGTCCATTGACCCACGATTGGTCATTGGGGAAGCTCCAAATGATGTGGAGAGTAAGCTTAATATGGCTATTCATAAGGTGTTTGATATATGGGAAGCCACAAAAGAATCTCGTTCAACGCAAATCATTTTTTGTGACTCAGGTACTCCAAAGCCGGGTCAGTTCAACGTTTATGATGAAATCAAGGAGTGCCTTATTGAAAAAGGCATTAATGCTGAAGAGATAGCTTTTATTCATGATGCAAAGACGGATGAGCAAAGAGAAGCATTATTTGAAAGGGTAAGAGCTGGTGATGTCAGGATACTGCTTGGAAGTACATCAAAACTTGGAACTGGTACAAATGTTCAAAATAAACTCATTGCTGTACACCATCTTGATTGTCCTTGGAGGCCAAGTG
Coding sequences:
- a CDS encoding Eco57I restriction-modification methylase domain-containing protein; this translates as MGTGNFFSVLTDDLEDTAIYGVEIDSITGRIAKQLYQKAKISVQGYETTNYDDNSFDIILGNIPFNNIKLYDKRYADENFLIHDYFIAKSLDLLKPGGIIGFITSKGTMDKKDTKVREYIAERADLIGAIRLPNDAFKALAGTEVTDDILFFQKYSSPRSLDKFSLPDWIFTDTRKSDYIHMNQYFIDNPDMILGKMQHSRNMYGNEDGTACIATDGQDLYEELNKAISKLNATFCAEAVVPVEEVEEPENESIEVHAPAGTKNYTYVVMEDKIYYCEHNKLIPQDYTGKRAHRIKGLCEIREALLEVIDVQTREYVPSKLKDAQNILNDVYDSFVSECGFINDKANITVFSDDDQFPLLRSIEDQGYDKKTWTKAPIFYKATIKSYRLPQHAETAKEALEISLNVKMKIDLSYMEALTNKSADTLIEELGDRIFLNPQKYYGNYYEGWELNEEYLSGQVKDKLLYAKMKAEEYPELFSRNVKALESVQPQKLLPGEIDFRIGSSWIPREYYRQFMHETFGTPYYLKDAIDIEYMEFTTQWRVLNKTRDSSSVKVNNTYGTKRVNAYQIFEDCLNLQSTTVRDPVPYIDANGKDQIKYVINANETMIARAKQNQIKESFAGWLFNEKDRAEILLKIYNDKFNTIRPRVYDGSHLVFPGMSDEIKLRPHQMNFAARVIYSGTGLAGHVVGAGKTAVLIASGMYLKSIGAIKKPMYVVPNHLTEQWAKEFYRFFPQSKILVTTKKDFEKANRNKFVSRIAMGEYDAIIIGHSQFERIPISKERQEWQLNDEINQISHVIKKIRDEKGDNWSIKQMAIFQNNLKNRLTKLLAEGKKDDLLTFEQLGVDYIFVDEAHVYKNCFTYTKMKNVAGIGKSSSQRASDMLLKCQYLQEINNGKGVVFATGTPISNSMSEMYVMQKFLQPQMLQRMGLNYFDSWAATFGEVVSSLEITPEGSGYRMKNRFAKFHNLPELMNMFGLVAGIQTADMLRLPTPDIDGGKATIIAIEATPFQKMLMETFVERAEKIRTGQVDACEDNMLKLTNEAKLMSIDPRLVIGEAPNDVESKLNMAIHKVFDIWEATKESRSTQIIFCDSGTPKPGQFNVYDEIKECLIEKGINAEEIAFIHDAKTDEQREALFERVRAGDVRILLGSTSKLGTGTNVQNKLIAVHHLDCPWRPSDIEQRDGRILRQGNENPVVNIFRYVTKGTFDAYLWQIQEQKLKYISQVMTGKSISRSCEDMDETVLSAAEVKAIATSNPLLAEKMEVDNEVTRLKFLKANWNNEKIILKRNIESKYPGLIAHCEQKIEALKKDIGLRDKTASQDFIMNIDGKSFAERVKAGERLLVMSKVNYIHVNGAPLEIGTYRGFKILLARTGFEQMEVQIKGALAYRVELGNSELGCITRIENAVERIDGFLNDTVRKLEDSKVQLEEAKAEVDKPFEFEECLNEFSARQVEINTKLEFKELREQEEVIVDENVQGNENEHQAGEVKCEMAIAER